Within the Gammaproteobacteria bacterium genome, the region CAGCTATCCAGAGTGAAGCGATTCCAGTAGTACTGGAAGGCCGCGATCTGATGGCATCCGCGCAAACCGGAACGGGCAAAACTGCAGCGTTTGTACTGCCCGCATTAGAATTATTGACCCGCTGGGCGCGTAAACCGGGCAATGGCCCGCGCGTACTGGTGTTGACCCCGACCCGTGAACTGGCTACCCAGGTTACGGATAACATTCGCCTGTTCAGCCGCTTTAGCCGTGTGTTTTCCGGCAGCCTGGTTGGCGGCGTGCCATACCCACCACAAATTCGCATGCTGGCCAAGCCGCAGGACATCCTGGTTGCTACACCAGGTCGTCTGAAAGACCATATGGAACGCGGCCGCATTGATTTTTCCCGCATTGAAATGCTGATTCTGGATGAAGCCGATCGCATGCTCGACATGGGATTTGTTGATGAAGTGCGTGAAATCGCGGCAGCCATGCCTGCACAACGTCAAACGCTGTTGTTCTCTGCGACTCTGGAAGGTCGCGTTGATAACATCGCTCGTTCGTTGATGAAAGATCCTGTGCGTATTCAGCAGGTGTCTTCGCAATCGGTCCATGCGTCGATTACGCAACATGTTCACCAGGCCGATGACATTAGCCACAAACATCGTTTGCTGCGTCACTTCCTGCAAAATGATGACTTAGGACAGGCGGTTATTTTTACTGCGACCAAACAAGGCGCGGATATGCTGGCGCAGAATTTGGCTGAACAAGGTCATCAGGTTGCAGCATTGCACGGCGACATGAGTCAGCACGTACGTCGTCGTACGGTTGAAAACATGCGTATGGGCAAGCATCGTCTGCTGGTTGCTACTGACGTAGCAGCGCGCGGTCTGGACATCAAAGGTATTTCGCACGTAATCAACTTTGATCTGCCGATGGTAGCTGAAGATTACATTCACCGCATTGGCCGTACCGGTCGTGGCGGCGCAACGGGTATCGCCATTTCTCTGGTTGGTCCAGATGATTGGTCGAAACTGCGTGGCATCGAGCGTCTGACTGGCAGCAAGCTGGCTCGCGAAATCGTGCCTGGCCTGGAGCCTGTGAAGCCTGAACCCGGTTTTTCTCGCGGCAAGCCATTTGCCAAAGGTAAAGGCAAGGGCGGCGGTAATTACCGTGGTAACAGTGCCAAGCCTGGTGCGGGCGGTGGTTGGAAAGGCCGTAGTGCTGACCAAACACGTCGTCCACAAGGTGGCGGCCACGGCAGCCCGCGTCGCGGCGCGACTGCCTAATATGCAATGCCGGGAGGGCTGCGGCGCGTGTTGTATTGCACCGTCGATCAGTTCTCCCATTCCAGGTATGCCGGCGGGGAAACCCGCCGGTGTACGCTGTGTTCAGCTCGATCCTCAAAACTATTGTCTCGTCTTTGGTCAGACTCAACGTCCGGCTATCTGTATCAGCTATGCAGCCAGCCACGAATTTTGTGGTGAGAATAAGCAGCAGGCGCTGCACCGCTTGCAACAGCTTGAGCAATTGACCACCTGCCACATCGAATAACTTTACCTCTGCCTCTGTGGGCTAAAGAATTTCTCGTTTACACTGAAATACTAAGGAAGCATTTAGTGGAAACTGAAGATGAGTCAGCTATGCAGCTATCGTAATCCTAAGGGCATTGCCTGCGGCAATGAGGCCGAGCACAATGGTTTGTGCTGCTGGCACGATGACAGCGTCGAGAAAAGGGGCGAGCAGTGGCGTCAGCGGTTGCAGGAATACGCACGCAGTGGCGCATCCATGTCGGGCTTTAAGTTACGCCACGCGAATTTGGCCGAAATTGATTTGGTCAATCACCACCACAAGCAGGGTCTGGATATGTCGTATGCCGACCTCTATCGAGCCGATCTGCAGCATAGTCATCTATTCAAACTGAATTTGTACGGCGCATCCTTGATGAAAGCCAACTTGTCCCACGCAAATTTGCATTACGCTGATTTGGAAAATGTAAATTTGCTGGGCATCAATTTATTTGGCGCCAAAATTGAACACGTCAACTGGGGCGATTGTCTGTTGCAAGAGCAGCAGGCGCGACAGGCGCTGGACAATGGCAACATCAAACTGGCTACCGATCTGTTTGAAGAATGCGAAGAAATATATCGCCATGTGCGCAAGCTGGCGGAACAGCATGGTTTGTTTGATCAGGCCGGGCTGTTTTTTTATCACGAAATGGTTGCACGCAGAATGCAAATGACCAAGTGGTCGGTGCGGCGGTTTTTGTCAAAAACTGTGGATCTGATCTGCGGCTATGGCGAAAAGCCGTTGAATGTGGTGCTGTCGTCAATGGTGATGATATTCGGCTGTGCGCTGCTGTACTGGATGCTCGGTGTAACCGAAGGCGGTAAACCGATTGCGATGGCGAATGCGGCCAATATCGATATGGCGTTATACGATTTCGCGCAATGCGTGTATTACAGCATTGTTACATTTACCACGCTGGGATACGGCGATATTACGCCCATCGGTTATAGTCGCTTGGTTGCAGCGATTGAAGCATTTGTTGG harbors:
- a CDS encoding DEAD/DEAH box helicase, translated to AIQSEAIPVVLEGRDLMASAQTGTGKTAAFVLPALELLTRWARKPGNGPRVLVLTPTRELATQVTDNIRLFSRFSRVFSGSLVGGVPYPPQIRMLAKPQDILVATPGRLKDHMERGRIDFSRIEMLILDEADRMLDMGFVDEVREIAAAMPAQRQTLLFSATLEGRVDNIARSLMKDPVRIQQVSSQSVHASITQHVHQADDISHKHRLLRHFLQNDDLGQAVIFTATKQGADMLAQNLAEQGHQVAALHGDMSQHVRRRTVENMRMGKHRLLVATDVAARGLDIKGISHVINFDLPMVAEDYIHRIGRTGRGGATGIAISLVGPDDWSKLRGIERLTGSKLAREIVPGLEPVKPEPGFSRGKPFAKGKGKGGGNYRGNSAKPGAGGGWKGRSADQTRRPQGGGHGSPRRGATA
- a CDS encoding YkgJ family cysteine cluster protein; the protein is MQCREGCGACCIAPSISSPIPGMPAGKPAGVRCVQLDPQNYCLVFGQTQRPAICISYAASHEFCGENKQQALHRLQQLEQLTTCHIE
- a CDS encoding pentapeptide repeat-containing protein; the encoded protein is MSQLCSYRNPKGIACGNEAEHNGLCCWHDDSVEKRGEQWRQRLQEYARSGASMSGFKLRHANLAEIDLVNHHHKQGLDMSYADLYRADLQHSHLFKLNLYGASLMKANLSHANLHYADLENVNLLGINLFGAKIEHVNWGDCLLQEQQARQALDNGNIKLATDLFEECEEIYRHVRKLAEQHGLFDQAGLFFYHEMVARRMQMTKWSVRRFLSKTVDLICGYGEKPLNVVLSSMVMIFGCALLYWMLGVTEGGKPIAMANAANIDMALYDFAQCVYYSIVTFTTLGYGDITPIGYSRLVAAIEAFVGTFSTAIFVVVFVKKMTR